A stretch of Pseudolysobacter antarcticus DNA encodes these proteins:
- a CDS encoding DUF7003 family protein produces the protein MNIQVEDILSVLDQCNRSFAFPMLDNGYVYLAASRLSLYRSSSDWAMVIEIFGFSPRAGIPDTQIYTFSSKPCGRKSKDNFVNAKAYEKYIAGNPHNESTFVFPVAEGNWQDPSDSDLLACDALTVAIRGKEIPVPKLAEYAQYGIALQQPPSVMAFEFCRALAKIAHQDVLATPEERRANVLPELEQIMQLDEWNHPNIVISENLPSTSETFRQLAQVLVSGDLTLYKPSDAPNTHWSNWRDGGTL, from the coding sequence ATGAACATTCAAGTCGAAGATATTCTTTCGGTACTCGATCAATGCAATAGGAGTTTTGCTTTTCCGATGCTAGACAATGGATATGTCTATCTGGCAGCCTCGCGTTTGTCGCTATATCGATCATCCAGCGACTGGGCAATGGTGATCGAGATATTCGGCTTTTCCCCTAGGGCCGGCATCCCCGATACGCAAATTTATACTTTTTCCAGTAAGCCATGTGGACGCAAATCGAAGGATAATTTCGTCAACGCGAAAGCTTATGAAAAATATATAGCCGGCAATCCGCACAACGAATCGACCTTTGTCTTTCCTGTTGCGGAAGGCAACTGGCAAGACCCGAGCGATTCGGATTTGCTTGCATGCGATGCCCTGACTGTCGCCATTCGCGGAAAAGAAATACCAGTGCCAAAACTCGCGGAGTACGCTCAGTATGGAATCGCCTTGCAACAACCGCCTAGCGTTATGGCTTTCGAGTTTTGCAGAGCTCTCGCAAAGATTGCACATCAAGATGTCTTGGCGACCCCCGAAGAACGCCGTGCAAATGTTCTGCCTGAACTTGAACAGATCATGCAGCTCGATGAATGGAATCATCCCAACATCGTAATATCGGAAAATCTGCCAAGTACAAGCGAGACGTTTCGCCAGCTAGCACAGGTCTTGGTCAGCGGCGACCTAACGCTTTACAAGCCTTCTGATGCGCCAAATACTCATTGGTCCAACTGGCGGGACGGCGGTACGCTTTAA
- a CDS encoding pseudouridine synthase, producing MRLNKYISETGMCSRREADRLIAERQVTVNGKIAELGTQVEDGDAVRVGKRLISGSGQAPARRPKKVYIALNKPVGITCTTEAHIKGNIVDFVGHAERIFPIGRLDKESEGLILLTNNGDIVNDILRAENNHEKEYLVSVDKAISDAFLIGMANGVRIDNVTTKPCKISRLGKFGFRIILTQGLNRQIRKMCEVFGYDVRQLQRVRIVNVQLGKLRIGQWRNLTEVELRGLLPERAQAGLL from the coding sequence ATGAGACTCAATAAATACATCAGCGAAACCGGCATGTGTTCGCGGCGCGAGGCGGATCGGCTGATCGCCGAGCGTCAGGTTACGGTCAATGGAAAAATCGCCGAACTCGGCACGCAGGTTGAAGATGGCGATGCGGTACGCGTTGGCAAACGCCTGATCAGCGGTTCGGGCCAAGCGCCCGCGCGGCGGCCGAAAAAAGTCTATATCGCGCTCAACAAACCAGTCGGCATCACCTGCACGACCGAGGCGCATATCAAGGGCAACATCGTCGATTTTGTCGGCCATGCCGAGCGCATTTTTCCGATCGGTCGGCTCGACAAAGAATCCGAAGGCCTGATCCTGCTGACCAACAACGGCGATATCGTCAACGACATCCTGCGCGCGGAAAACAATCACGAGAAGGAATATCTGGTCTCGGTCGACAAGGCGATCAGCGATGCGTTTCTAATCGGCATGGCCAACGGCGTGCGCATCGACAATGTGACGACCAAACCGTGCAAGATCAGCCGCCTCGGCAAGTTCGGTTTCCGCATTATCCTGACGCAAGGCCTGAACCGGCAGATCCGCAAGATGTGCGAGGTCTTCGGCTACGACGTGCGGCAGTTGCAGCGCGTGCGCATCGTCAATGTGCAGCTCGGCAAATTGCGTATCGGCCAATGGCGCAATCTGACCGAGGTCGAACTGCGCGGTCTGTTGCCGGAGCGCGCGCAGGCCGGATTACTCTGA
- a CDS encoding peptidylprolyl isomerase, with protein MPISTDKNASAAIKQTRRIYSFRAMVCAIALACVTLVHADATKQAKPLTMSDVLAASKASDWRALDADNTLYLELAGGRVVIELSAAYAPKHAENIKALVREKYFDGLAILRVQDNYVVQWGDPESDDKTKQRVIKNAQRTLAPEFTRKISADLPFTRLPDVDGYAPQVGFSNGFPVGRDPKTGDTWLAHCYGMVGVGRDNAVDSGSGAELYVVIGNAPRHLDRNIAVVGRVVQGIELLSSLPRGTGALGFYEKPEQRIAIKSVRLAADVPAAERSQLEVIRTDTPTFAALVESRRNRHDEWYKVPAGNVELCNVPIVVRPIAASAK; from the coding sequence ATGCCGATTTCAACTGACAAAAATGCGTCTGCGGCTATCAAACAAACACGCCGAATTTATTCGTTCCGCGCGATGGTCTGCGCGATCGCTCTGGCATGCGTGACGCTCGTGCACGCCGATGCGACCAAACAGGCCAAGCCGCTGACCATGAGCGATGTGCTCGCCGCATCCAAGGCCAGCGACTGGCGCGCGCTAGATGCCGACAACACCTTGTATCTCGAACTCGCCGGCGGTCGCGTGGTGATCGAGTTGTCAGCCGCGTACGCTCCCAAACACGCCGAAAATATCAAGGCGCTAGTGCGCGAAAAATACTTCGACGGCCTCGCGATTCTGCGCGTGCAGGACAACTACGTCGTGCAGTGGGGCGATCCCGAATCGGACGACAAAACCAAACAACGCGTCATCAAGAACGCACAACGCACGCTGGCGCCGGAGTTCACGCGCAAGATCAGCGCGGACTTGCCATTCACGCGGCTGCCGGATGTCGATGGTTACGCGCCGCAAGTCGGATTTTCGAATGGATTTCCAGTGGGGCGAGATCCGAAAACCGGCGATACGTGGCTCGCGCATTGTTACGGCATGGTCGGCGTCGGTCGCGATAACGCGGTCGATAGCGGCAGCGGCGCCGAGTTGTACGTGGTGATCGGCAATGCGCCGCGTCATCTTGATCGCAACATCGCCGTGGTCGGCAGAGTAGTGCAGGGCATCGAGCTGTTGTCGAGCCTCCCGCGCGGCACCGGGGCGCTGGGTTTTTACGAGAAACCCGAGCAGCGCATCGCGATCAAATCGGTGCGGCTCGCCGCCGACGTGCCGGCTGCCGAGCGCAGCCAGCTCGAAGTCATTCGCACCGACACACCGACCTTTGCCGCGTTGGTCGAATCGCGGCGCAATCGCCACGACGAGTGGTACAAAGTGCCGGCCGGCAACGTCGAGTTGTGCAATGTGCCGATCGTGGTACGACCAATTGCGGCATCGGCGAAATAG
- a CDS encoding alkaline phosphatase family protein, with product MQRFAGCLIASVLLAASIAGFAQKIAVNPLAPIRAVPSVVATDIPRYDHVVIVIMENTSDSTIIGNTAQAPYINTLAMMGAVFSDSHAITHPSEPNYLALFSGSTQGLSDDSCPHTFTGLNLGSQLIAAGFTFQGFSESMPSNGYTICTSGTYARKHNPWVNFSSGTNSVPSTSNLTFAAFPSGATPDFSTLPTLSFVVPNLCNDMHDCSIATGDAWLHTHIDPYLQWARSHNSLLILTWDEDDSTTSANQIPTMFVGAHVRNATFSEHIDHYSVLRTLEDMFGLSAIGGAVNATPITDTWNIFADGFE from the coding sequence ATGCAACGTTTTGCTGGTTGTTTGATTGCGAGCGTTTTGCTGGCCGCGAGCATTGCTGGCTTTGCGCAAAAAATCGCGGTAAATCCATTGGCTCCAATACGCGCTGTACCGAGCGTTGTTGCTACCGATATTCCGCGATACGACCATGTCGTTATCGTGATCATGGAAAACACCAGCGACAGCACGATCATCGGCAACACCGCGCAGGCGCCGTACATCAATACGTTGGCCATGATGGGCGCAGTTTTCAGCGATTCGCATGCGATCACGCATCCGAGTGAGCCGAATTATCTCGCGCTATTTTCCGGCAGCACACAAGGGCTCAGCGACGACTCTTGTCCGCACACTTTCACCGGTCTCAATCTCGGCAGCCAGTTGATCGCAGCAGGATTCACGTTCCAGGGTTTTTCCGAGAGCATGCCGTCGAATGGCTACACCATCTGCACCTCGGGCACGTATGCGCGCAAGCATAATCCGTGGGTCAATTTCAGTAGCGGTACGAACAGCGTGCCGAGTACGAGCAATCTGACTTTCGCTGCGTTTCCATCAGGCGCAACGCCGGATTTCAGCACCTTGCCGACGCTTTCGTTCGTCGTGCCGAATCTGTGCAACGACATGCACGACTGTTCGATTGCCACCGGCGATGCGTGGTTGCACACCCATATCGATCCTTATCTGCAATGGGCACGATCGCACAACAGCTTGCTGATCCTGACGTGGGACGAAGACGATTCGACGACCAGCGCCAATCAGATTCCGACCATGTTTGTCGGTGCACATGTGCGTAACGCTACTTTCTCCGAACACATCGATCATTATTCGGTGTTGCGCACGCTCGAAGATATGTTCGGACTCAGCGCGATCGGCGGCGCAGTGAATGCGACGCCGATTACCGATACCTGGAACATCTTCGCCGACGGTTTTGAATAA